One Trichormus variabilis 0441 genomic window, CGTTGCCGCCGGGGCTTTCGCTTCCCATGCCCTGCGAGAAAGAATTAGTGAGCGATCGCTAGAAATCTTCGACACTGGCGCTCGCTACCAAATGTATCATGCCCTTGCGCTTTTGTTCGTAGCTGTCCTCATCAGTCGCACCCCAAACCCACCCACCACCTTGTTAGCTAGTGGATGGTTATTCATCATCGGTGTGGCAATTTTTTCTGGCAGCCTGTATGCCCTCAGTTTAACTGGAGTTAAAATCTTAGGGGCAATCACTCCCCTCGGCGGTGTCGCCTTTTTGCTTGGCTGGGGCGCGTTAGCTGTTGCCGCTTTTAGTTTAAAGTTTTAACTGTGCAGTCTCTCAAATTTGAATAGTGCTGAGTAGTTTTAGGGAACAACAAAAAATAAATTA contains:
- a CDS encoding DUF423 domain-containing protein, yielding MTQIFVSIAAILGGLSVAAGAFASHALRERISERSLEIFDTGARYQMYHALALLFVAVLISRTPNPPTTLLASGWLFIIGVAIFSGSLYALSLTGVKILGAITPLGGVAFLLGWGALAVAAFSLKF